In one Elusimicrobiota bacterium genomic region, the following are encoded:
- a CDS encoding polyphenol oxidase family protein, translating to MTSARVWTEEAGFLRHETGAVNCGFTTRAWGDMRYSRLRQEALAKAGAPEADARLLRQVHGNRISILRGGDDSGVLTQGDGWLTDQPGAVVGVVVADCLPVWIWARSGQAAGVFHAGWRGLEAGLLGAAVAEFSRSFNIRPGDLGASVGPHVGACCYRVGDDVAARFRKGSLRLRGGEVFLDLGDEARTQLLAAGLGADAVGICPDCTACRAGLFYSYRREGGRGPRTGQMLAFLWLAA from the coding sequence ATGACCTCGGCCCGCGTCTGGACCGAGGAGGCTGGCTTTCTCCGTCATGAGACAGGTGCGGTCAACTGCGGTTTCACCACGCGGGCCTGGGGGGATATGCGCTACTCCCGCCTTCGCCAGGAGGCATTGGCCAAGGCCGGGGCTCCGGAGGCCGATGCCCGGCTCCTGCGTCAGGTGCACGGCAACCGCATCTCCATCCTCCGTGGCGGCGACGATTCCGGGGTCTTGACCCAGGGGGATGGCTGGCTGACGGACCAGCCGGGCGCTGTCGTCGGCGTAGTCGTGGCGGATTGCCTGCCGGTCTGGATATGGGCGCGGTCGGGCCAGGCCGCGGGAGTCTTCCATGCCGGGTGGCGCGGCCTGGAGGCGGGCCTCCTCGGAGCCGCCGTGGCGGAGTTCTCCCGCTCTTTCAACATCCGCCCGGGCGACCTCGGGGCTTCCGTCGGACCGCATGTCGGCGCGTGCTGCTACCGCGTGGGGGACGACGTGGCGGCTCGGTTCCGCAAAGGGAGCCTGCGGCTGCGCGGCGGCGAGGTCTTCCTGGACCTGGGGGACGAGGCGCGGACTCAACTGCTCGCCGCCGGGCTGGGGGCGGATGCCGTGGGCATCTGCCCTGACTGCACGGCCTGCCGGGCGGGCTTGTTCTATTCCTATCGACGGGAAGGAGGCCGGGGCCCCCGAACCGGCCAGATGCTGGCCTTCCTCTGGCTGGCGGCCTGA
- the hisC gene encoding histidinol-phosphate transaminase, with protein sequence MEVLPKRSLRGVTPFAPEQPSEQIRRELGIKEIVRLCSNESPLGPSPKALAAYREAADSLSCYPDGGSPGLCAALARHHKLRPENVLVGSGSDELIRMLCEAFLDPEDEVIVSQHGFVRFRQQAAMMGTRIIEIPMTDWTHDLETMARAANPRTKILFVANPNNPTGTYSTAAELRDFLQAVPATALVVIDEAFYDFAVENDDYPRTIPMGLRRRPNLVVLRTFSQAYGLAGLRVGYAVGDPEVLGWLDRIRLPFNVNLPAQRACFAALGDQAFLERSVETTIRSRESLAAALRAQGFGVLDSATNFLFVHARIRGRALSRALFKRGIVIHPLDEYGLTEHVRISVGTPEQNGVLLKALKSVMGEAA encoded by the coding sequence ATGGAAGTCCTGCCCAAGCGCAGCTTGCGGGGGGTGACCCCTTTCGCGCCGGAGCAGCCGAGCGAGCAGATCCGCCGGGAGCTGGGCATCAAGGAAATCGTGCGCCTGTGCTCCAACGAGAGTCCCTTGGGGCCCTCTCCCAAAGCCCTGGCCGCCTACCGGGAAGCGGCCGATTCGCTTTCCTGCTATCCGGACGGCGGCAGCCCCGGGCTGTGCGCCGCGCTGGCCCGGCACCACAAGCTCCGCCCGGAGAACGTGCTCGTGGGCAGCGGCTCCGACGAGCTCATCCGCATGCTCTGCGAGGCCTTCCTCGACCCGGAAGACGAGGTCATCGTCTCCCAGCACGGCTTCGTCCGCTTCCGCCAGCAGGCGGCCATGATGGGCACGCGCATCATCGAGATCCCGATGACGGACTGGACCCACGACCTGGAGACCATGGCGCGAGCCGCCAACCCCCGCACCAAGATCCTCTTCGTGGCCAATCCCAACAACCCGACCGGGACCTACAGCACCGCCGCCGAACTGCGGGACTTCCTGCAGGCCGTCCCGGCCACGGCTCTGGTGGTCATCGACGAGGCGTTCTATGACTTCGCCGTGGAGAACGACGACTATCCTCGCACCATCCCGATGGGACTGCGCCGGCGGCCCAACCTGGTGGTCCTGCGCACCTTCTCCCAAGCCTACGGGCTGGCCGGCCTGCGCGTGGGCTACGCGGTCGGCGATCCCGAGGTCCTGGGCTGGCTCGACCGCATCCGCCTGCCCTTCAACGTGAACCTGCCGGCCCAGCGCGCCTGCTTTGCGGCCTTGGGCGACCAGGCCTTCCTGGAGCGCAGCGTGGAGACGACCATCAGGAGCCGGGAGAGCCTGGCCGCCGCCCTGCGCGCGCAGGGCTTCGGCGTGCTGGATTCGGCCACGAACTTCCTTTTCGTCCATGCGCGCATCCGGGGCCGGGCCCTGAGCCGGGCCCTGTTCAAGCGCGGCATCGTCATCCATCCTCTCGACGAGTACGGCCTGACCGAGCACGTGCGCATCTCGGTGGGGACCCCGGAGCAGAACGGGGTCCTGCTCAAGGCGCTCAAGAGCGTCATGGGGGAGGCGGCGTGA
- the cmk gene encoding (d)CMP kinase produces the protein MKAPQTCLVIAMDGPAGVGKSTVGQYVAKRLGYHFINTGEMFRALTWKALEEGVDVNDQAAVVRLAKALKWEFRPTEGGVTLKTFIDGQGVTVQIREERVSANSSAVAANPGVRRLLCRLQRRLGRRGGIVMEGRDITTHVFPDADFKFYLDASAEERARRRYRQLKASGLPADLSKIHAAILQRDLNDLKRKINPLSQAADAVVIDSTHLSMRQVAERMLRLIRAKA, from the coding sequence GTGAAGGCTCCCCAAACGTGTCTGGTCATAGCCATGGACGGCCCCGCGGGCGTGGGCAAGTCCACGGTGGGGCAGTACGTGGCCAAGCGGCTGGGCTATCACTTCATCAACACCGGCGAGATGTTCCGGGCCTTGACCTGGAAGGCCCTGGAAGAGGGCGTGGATGTCAACGACCAAGCCGCGGTCGTGCGTCTGGCCAAAGCGCTCAAATGGGAGTTCCGCCCGACGGAGGGCGGCGTCACCCTCAAGACCTTCATCGACGGCCAGGGCGTGACCGTGCAGATCCGCGAGGAGCGGGTCAGCGCCAACTCCAGCGCCGTGGCGGCCAACCCCGGGGTGCGGCGCCTGCTCTGCCGCCTGCAGCGCCGGCTCGGCCGCCGGGGCGGCATCGTCATGGAGGGCCGCGACATCACCACGCACGTGTTCCCGGACGCGGATTTCAAGTTCTACCTGGACGCCTCGGCCGAGGAGCGGGCGCGCCGGCGCTACCGCCAGCTCAAGGCCTCCGGTTTGCCCGCAGACCTCTCCAAGATCCATGCCGCCATCCTGCAGCGGGACCTCAACGACCTCAAGCGCAAGATCAACCCCCTCAGCCAGGCTGCGGATGCCGTGGTCATCGATTCCACCCACCTGAGCATGCGGCAGGTGGCGGAGAGGATGCTGCGCCTCATCCGGGCTAAGGCCTGA
- a CDS encoding lysophospholipid acyltransferase family protein — protein MAVELDWEEDARPLMYRTAGPFGRWLMMAVWRLKVSGLEHVPAHGAALIASNHVSFIDPPLVGWAALPARSLRYLAKMELFRIPLLGWFMRNVGCIPLDRGRADIGAVRTALDVLGRGRCLLVFPEGTRSKDGRPGRPRGGVGFLAGKSGAPVVPARVVNTDRLLSLRPLEVRFGEPLRFSGDPADRGQCQAFAELVMGRIFSL, from the coding sequence ATGGCCGTCGAACTCGACTGGGAGGAGGACGCCCGGCCCCTCATGTACCGCACGGCGGGCCCCTTCGGCCGCTGGCTCATGATGGCGGTCTGGCGCCTCAAGGTCTCGGGCCTGGAGCATGTCCCGGCGCACGGCGCCGCGCTCATCGCCAGCAACCACGTCTCCTTCATCGACCCGCCGTTGGTGGGCTGGGCCGCCCTGCCGGCGCGCAGCCTCCGGTACTTGGCCAAGATGGAACTCTTCCGGATCCCGCTCCTGGGCTGGTTCATGCGCAATGTCGGCTGCATCCCTCTGGACCGGGGGCGGGCCGACATCGGCGCGGTGCGCACGGCCTTGGATGTCCTCGGCCGCGGCCGCTGTCTGCTGGTCTTCCCGGAAGGGACGCGCTCCAAGGACGGCCGGCCCGGCCGACCCCGGGGCGGCGTGGGATTCCTGGCGGGCAAGAGCGGCGCGCCGGTCGTCCCGGCGCGCGTGGTCAACACGGACCGGCTCTTGAGCCTGCGGCCGCTCGAGGTCCGGTTCGGAGAGCCTTTGCGCTTCTCCGGAGATCCAGCGGACCGGGGCCAGTGCCAAGCCTTCGCGGAACTGGTGATGGGGCGGATATTTTCACTATAA
- a CDS encoding tetratricopeptide repeat protein translates to MTGQATRVQPARPVWSVLAGWLRSPSVWFALLAVSAGLSALVYFGLMRPSAALRPRADFPVRPQIEAAIAAAQVRLAANPQDFAALVEVGMLHFENGAQTYPDAVNELEEARRLGSLDSRIFYCLGVMYQELGLYPFALEEYQKHLRNFPDDKEVRMLAAKLCYHQGDYEAAVKEYERLRYQYPSDPLVIENLGLSLWGAKLTQRALECFAALKAAGGLPARRAQFYLGQMAFEAGRFQEALDLMQSSLPGDDDPDFGIPKDRMHAAVAMAWQKLNRPDEARDAWQRVLKLAPNDAKALAALRDLNRRSPQKRAKKR, encoded by the coding sequence TTGACGGGACAGGCCACTCGCGTCCAACCGGCCCGGCCGGTCTGGTCCGTCCTGGCCGGCTGGCTGAGATCGCCGTCGGTTTGGTTCGCGCTCTTGGCGGTCTCGGCCGGCCTCAGCGCGCTGGTCTACTTCGGACTCATGCGGCCCTCCGCGGCGCTCCGGCCGCGCGCCGATTTCCCGGTCCGGCCCCAGATCGAGGCGGCCATCGCCGCCGCCCAAGTCCGGCTGGCGGCCAACCCGCAGGATTTCGCGGCGCTGGTCGAGGTGGGGATGCTGCATTTCGAGAACGGCGCGCAGACCTACCCGGACGCCGTCAATGAGCTTGAGGAGGCGCGGCGCCTGGGTTCCCTCGACTCCCGCATCTTCTACTGTCTGGGGGTGATGTATCAGGAGCTCGGCCTCTACCCCTTCGCTCTGGAGGAGTACCAGAAGCACCTGCGCAACTTCCCCGACGACAAGGAGGTGCGCATGCTCGCCGCGAAACTCTGCTATCATCAGGGCGACTATGAGGCCGCGGTCAAGGAGTACGAGCGGCTCCGCTACCAGTATCCCAGCGATCCGCTGGTCATCGAGAATCTGGGGCTGAGCCTCTGGGGCGCGAAGCTCACCCAGCGCGCCCTGGAATGCTTCGCGGCGCTTAAGGCCGCGGGCGGCCTGCCGGCCCGCCGGGCGCAGTTCTACCTGGGGCAGATGGCTTTCGAGGCGGGCCGCTTCCAGGAGGCGCTCGACCTCATGCAGAGCAGCCTGCCCGGCGATGACGATCCCGACTTCGGCATCCCCAAGGACCGCATGCACGCGGCCGTGGCCATGGCTTGGCAGAAGCTCAACCGTCCGGACGAGGCTCGCGACGCCTGGCAGAGGGTCCTCAAGCTCGCGCCCAACGACGCCAAGGCGCTGGCGGCGCTGCGGGACCTCAACCGCCGCTCCCCGCAGAAGAGAGCCAAGAAGCGGTAA
- the lysA gene encoding diaminopimelate decarboxylase has protein sequence MPKDLRIEGLPAAALARRFGTPVFVYSRAAILARLERLRRAFSRPGTSICYALKANPNRAVCRVLSAAGAGAEVVSGGELLRALAAGFAPGRIVFSGVGKAAEEMDLGLRRGILTFNVESAEELTALERAARRRRRAAPFSVRLNPDVKARTHPHVTTGRAENKFGVEAALALELARRGRRSRWLGFTGLHCHIGSQIRELRPFARAAAAVARVLRRLQAEGIPFSLVDMGGGLGVSYGAERELDCAELARTMEREFSPWPRARLLVEPGRYLVADAGLLLTRVLYRKETSRRRFVIVDAAMNDLARPSLYGAFHPIAPARPRRGPCRRVDVVGPICESGDFLARQRLLAPVEPGDILAVGMAGAYGFAMSSQYNSRPRAAEVLVSGGRARLARRRETVADIVRAER, from the coding sequence ATGCCCAAAGACCTTCGGATCGAGGGGCTGCCCGCCGCGGCGCTGGCCCGCCGCTTCGGCACGCCAGTCTTCGTCTACTCCCGGGCGGCGATCCTGGCCAGGCTGGAGCGCCTGCGCCGAGCCTTCTCCAGGCCGGGGACGTCGATCTGCTACGCGCTCAAGGCCAACCCGAATCGGGCCGTGTGCCGCGTGCTCTCCGCGGCCGGGGCGGGAGCGGAGGTCGTCTCGGGGGGGGAGCTCTTGCGGGCCTTGGCCGCGGGCTTCGCGCCGGGACGCATCGTGTTCTCCGGCGTGGGCAAGGCCGCCGAAGAGATGGACCTCGGCCTGCGCCGAGGCATCCTGACCTTCAACGTGGAGTCCGCCGAGGAGCTGACCGCCTTGGAGCGCGCCGCCCGCCGGCGGCGGCGGGCCGCCCCTTTCTCGGTGCGCCTCAATCCGGACGTCAAGGCGCGCACGCACCCTCATGTGACCACGGGCCGGGCCGAGAACAAGTTCGGGGTGGAGGCCGCCCTGGCCCTGGAGCTGGCGCGGCGCGGCCGCCGCAGCCGCTGGCTGGGCTTCACGGGGCTGCATTGCCATATCGGCTCGCAGATCCGGGAGTTGAGGCCGTTTGCGCGGGCGGCGGCGGCCGTGGCCCGCGTTCTGCGGCGTCTGCAGGCCGAGGGCATACCGTTCTCGCTCGTGGATATGGGAGGCGGCCTGGGGGTCAGCTACGGCGCAGAGCGGGAGCTGGATTGCGCGGAGCTGGCGCGGACCATGGAGCGGGAGTTCTCGCCCTGGCCGCGCGCGCGCCTGCTCGTCGAGCCGGGGCGCTATCTCGTGGCCGACGCCGGGCTTCTGCTGACCCGCGTGCTCTATCGCAAGGAGACCTCCCGGCGCCGCTTCGTGATCGTGGACGCGGCCATGAACGACCTGGCCAGGCCGTCCCTCTACGGAGCCTTCCACCCCATCGCCCCGGCCCGGCCGAGGAGAGGGCCATGTCGGCGGGTGGACGTGGTCGGGCCGATCTGCGAATCCGGGGACTTCCTGGCCCGGCAGAGGCTTTTAGCGCCGGTGGAGCCCGGAGACATACTCGCCGTGGGCATGGCGGGCGCATACGGCTTCGCCATGAGCTCGCAATACAACTCTCGGCCGCGCGCGGCGGAGGTCCTTGTGTCGGGGGGGCGGGCTCGGCTGGCGCGCCGGCGGGAGACCGTGGCGGACATCGTGCGCGCCGAGCGCTGA
- a CDS encoding type II toxin-antitoxin system RelE/ParE family toxin, with product MLYRIELSPAARGVYQRLHQRDRRLFDRVDQVLRELAQDPFLGKPLKGELAGKRSYRLGPYRIIYAVFAQRLLVYVLDIGHRREIYR from the coding sequence ATGCTCTATAGAATCGAACTCTCGCCGGCGGCCCGCGGCGTCTATCAGCGGCTGCACCAGAGGGACCGGAGGCTCTTCGACCGCGTAGACCAAGTCCTGCGCGAGCTTGCACAGGACCCCTTTCTGGGCAAGCCTCTCAAGGGGGAACTGGCCGGCAAACGCAGCTACCGGCTGGGCCCCTACCGGATCATCTACGCGGTCTTCGCGCAGCGCCTGCTGGTCTACGTACTCGACATAGGCCACCGCCGCGAGATCTACCGCTAG
- a CDS encoding type II toxin-antitoxin system Phd/YefM family antitoxin: MTRHITLKELRPRLPQVMQAIDQKMDRFIVTRRGKPAAVIMGLDDYEGLLETLEILSDKPAVKRLKQAEADLRAGRSRSLDEVRRELDAL; this comes from the coding sequence ATGACCCGCCACATCACCCTCAAAGAGCTGCGCCCCAGACTGCCCCAAGTCATGCAAGCCATCGACCAGAAGATGGACCGCTTCATCGTCACCAGGCGCGGCAAGCCCGCGGCCGTCATCATGGGCCTAGACGATTACGAAGGCCTCCTGGAGACCCTGGAGATACTCTCCGACAAGCCCGCCGTCAAACGCCTCAAACAGGCCGAGGCGGACCTCCGAGCGGGACGTTCCCGTTCGCTCGATGAAGTACGCCGGGAGCTCGATGCTCTATAG
- a CDS encoding alginate export family protein yields the protein MKKLLGSALALALFVSVGTANAELLKNFKFGGSVEMDAVSARNVSNFKTRSYNNNVPNDHVGTAQTRIMLNMDWDLLDDVHSKVTLRKNNRVYGNAASESLTAVQGFVVLDQAYFKIDKVFGFLDSTFGRQFYGEPGDLIAYYGPAYDQYGLQVTAIDGARFDWTGEKAYATVVVFEPTGHPGLGSSNYVGIKDIRGFIAGNKGNENFDGKAYVWNQATHGGMNSVATPPGLTTKNDNLYVLGAKVKAKLGGLYGSLEAALNFGENRAGAVSERYAGKALLADVGMKADVEQIGMFNPWAQFGWGSGNGDSTNANNHNMNFTPIATDFRPGAIYGRFDAANAGAVILGNGVTGMPAGTMASNGLTNKIMYAIGVKATPAGLNKLTAGLAMYAFRFQNIGDNMKPAGTTISALTGGHRSIGQEYDLTAEWKHSENVSLKGTVGNFQPGDAIRFVANATPGNTTNSAWMSAFDVAVKF from the coding sequence ATGAAGAAGCTCCTGGGATCGGCTTTGGCCCTGGCGCTGTTCGTCAGCGTCGGAACGGCGAATGCCGAGTTGTTGAAGAACTTCAAGTTCGGTGGGTCGGTCGAAATGGATGCTGTGTCCGCGCGCAATGTTTCCAACTTCAAAACGCGGAGCTACAACAACAACGTCCCCAACGACCACGTCGGCACCGCGCAGACCCGGATCATGTTGAACATGGACTGGGACCTGCTTGATGACGTCCACTCGAAGGTGACCCTGCGCAAGAACAACCGCGTCTACGGGAACGCCGCCTCCGAGAGTCTGACTGCGGTCCAAGGCTTCGTGGTCCTGGATCAGGCATACTTCAAGATCGACAAGGTGTTCGGCTTCCTGGACTCGACCTTCGGCCGCCAGTTCTACGGCGAGCCGGGCGACCTCATCGCCTACTACGGCCCCGCCTACGACCAGTACGGCTTGCAGGTGACGGCCATCGACGGCGCGCGCTTCGACTGGACCGGCGAGAAGGCCTATGCGACCGTGGTCGTATTCGAGCCGACCGGCCACCCGGGACTGGGTTCCAGCAACTATGTCGGGATCAAGGACATCCGCGGCTTCATCGCGGGCAACAAGGGCAATGAGAACTTCGACGGCAAGGCGTATGTGTGGAACCAGGCGACTCATGGCGGGATGAACTCCGTCGCGACCCCCCCTGGCCTGACCACCAAGAACGACAACCTGTACGTGCTCGGCGCGAAGGTCAAGGCCAAGCTCGGCGGGCTCTACGGCTCCCTCGAAGCGGCCCTCAACTTCGGCGAGAACCGCGCTGGCGCCGTATCCGAACGCTACGCCGGCAAGGCCCTCCTTGCTGATGTCGGGATGAAGGCTGATGTGGAGCAGATCGGCATGTTCAACCCCTGGGCCCAGTTCGGCTGGGGCTCGGGCAATGGCGACAGCACCAACGCCAACAACCACAACATGAACTTCACGCCCATCGCCACGGACTTCCGGCCCGGAGCCATCTACGGCCGGTTCGATGCGGCCAACGCGGGCGCTGTGATCCTTGGCAATGGCGTCACCGGCATGCCTGCTGGCACAATGGCCTCCAATGGTCTGACCAACAAGATCATGTACGCCATCGGCGTCAAGGCCACCCCGGCGGGCCTCAACAAGCTGACCGCGGGCCTGGCGATGTACGCCTTCCGCTTCCAGAACATCGGCGACAACATGAAGCCCGCGGGCACGACCATCAGCGCCCTCACCGGTGGACACCGCTCCATCGGCCAAGAGTACGACCTGACGGCCGAGTGGAAGCACTCCGAGAACGTGTCCCTCAAGGGCACGGTCGGGAACTTCCAGCCTGGAGACGCGATCCGCTTCGTTGCCAATGCGACGCCGGGCAACACGACGAACTCCGCCTGGATGTCCGCGTTCGACGTGGCGGTCAAGTTCTAA
- a CDS encoding tetratricopeptide repeat protein: MGKQWVRAQVKKNEMQEAVDRGLRWTLENRQTAGIGAAAIAGVLLLGGLFLYSHRARQNAAWDDFSLANALAYSGQTDAAVKKIDEMSAAYPGTPAAGYGLLFAADLLFHRDRFADSEKYYKQLVDRGQPQVLQPLALGGLALAQESAEQCAEAVKTEERFLGAYADHFLAPQVHASLARCETALGQRDTAKATLQKIALQYPETSWAAWAQERLKALGGGV; encoded by the coding sequence GATGCAGGAAGCGGTGGACCGCGGCCTGCGCTGGACGCTGGAGAACCGCCAGACCGCGGGCATCGGCGCGGCGGCGATCGCGGGGGTCCTGCTGTTGGGGGGGCTCTTCCTTTATAGTCATCGCGCCAGGCAGAACGCGGCCTGGGACGATTTTTCTCTGGCCAACGCGCTGGCCTACTCCGGCCAGACGGACGCGGCGGTCAAGAAGATCGATGAGATGAGCGCCGCCTACCCGGGCACGCCGGCCGCGGGCTACGGCCTGCTCTTCGCGGCAGACCTGCTCTTCCACAGGGACCGCTTCGCGGACAGCGAGAAGTACTACAAGCAGTTGGTGGACCGCGGCCAGCCGCAGGTCCTGCAGCCTTTGGCCTTGGGCGGCCTGGCCTTGGCCCAGGAGTCGGCGGAGCAGTGCGCTGAGGCGGTGAAGACCGAGGAGCGGTTCCTGGGCGCCTATGCGGACCATTTCCTGGCGCCTCAGGTGCACGCCTCCTTGGCCCGCTGCGAGACGGCATTAGGCCAAAGAGATACCGCCAAGGCCACTTTGCAGAAGATAGCCTTGCAGTACCCGGAGACTTCCTGGGCGGCTTGGGCCCAGGAGCGCTTGAAGGCCCTGGGCGGGGGGGTGTAG